A genome region from Rattus norvegicus strain BN/NHsdMcwi chromosome 17, GRCr8, whole genome shotgun sequence includes the following:
- the Hivep1 gene encoding zinc finger protein 40 isoform X4, producing the protein MPRTKQIHPRNLRDKIEEAQKELNGAEVSKKEILEAGVKGASESLKGVKRKKIVAENHLKKIPKSPLRNPLQTKHKQNTEEPLFSALQSAPESHKKHNCVPVKQGRQFTKQNGETPGMTVEASESGDSVSPKKASSPHHRSELRRWRSEGSDPARLSGLDGQRDSSSSSSKTRTDNSECSSPCCSTTPPSYTSTAFDVLLKAMEPELSTLSQKGSSCAVKTEKPRPNRTVRSPSKLKNSSLDAPNPASPELVAESQCSPCTSYPVPVASTQKSEQVAAQRVSHLHSQYDHLVPKPGQQNPQLPGHLGLAGSLTNPHTHENTKLEPIYNIAMTSTVGLASPSSRTQVTPPHQQMDSVSPSSVSPATSTQSPPGPIYSSTHVASVVSQSVEQMCNLLLRDQKPKKQGKYICEYCNRACAKPSVLLKHIRSHTGERPYPCVTCGFSFKTKSNLYKHKKSHAHTIKLGLVLQPEAGGLFLSQECPKALSVHSDIEDSGESDEEGPGDGRQNDPSVRDLQPVQIMKMPSDPEALPKSIASRADHVVSGFSSQDRPSESQALTELPKVVVHPVSMSPLKTDSVQVASPKPELPSTQSQKDLHAASRLSHSAGVSSLETDETCHQKGDVTLSEGKPEPHSGAAHAQLQRQQATDDPQEQQGKLLLSPRSLGSTDSGYFSRSESADQAMSPPTPFARTFPTTDPDPAKNSGPAGPRISAPAPAALAPGEKSSVVAGQMRPPLATKTLEERISKLISDNEALVDDKQLDSVKPRRTSLSRRGSIDSPKSYIFKDSFQFDLKPMGRRTSSSSDIPKSPFTPTEKSKQVFLLSVPSLDCLPITRSNSMPTTGYSAVPANIIPPPPPLRGSQSFDDKIGTFYDDVFVSGPNPSMPPSGHHRPLVRQAAVEDSTASENHVLGSGQSVDESCQGCPASSEPGPVQSKAANTPHLEKKKSHQGRGTMFECETCRNRYRKLENFENHKKFYCSELHGPKTKVAAREPEHGLAPGGVQPQVLHYRVAAPTAVWEQTPQIRKRRKMKSVGDDEDLQPRESGRSPESAEALQLQPVPGSAPSPSKQAPATAGDQAHRGVQLQSSPVQLVARVPEQALPLKQCPVVEQQLNSATQDRIEVQRQAGGISVIQHTNSLSRPSSFDKLEPLEGGTAFSLQELGRAGMPGALKVIGMPPEEGHPPRDATHQIALSRESARKIPSERFVLGQPLRLVRQHNIQVPEILVTEEPDRDLEAQSHDEEKSEKFTWPQRSETLSKLPTEKLPPKKKRLRLAEIEHSSTESSFESTLSRSLSRESSLSHASSFSASLDVEDISKVELSPKTDFPSKAEFLFIPLGSNTLSVPGSHREMRRAASEQISCVPTLMEVSDFRSKSFDCGSIAPSHVVPALVEPQPSNSPSGVGGTGHVPLLERRRGPLTRQISLNIASDSPLSPGSVSALQTIVLPGVNAIPLQALRPPDVASADLPAHTVPSQALAKDLQAEMSSCSSTDTFPPQQLFGAHLLNKTNMPLSHQNTPLPLPVSVQGGKPGAPPPAGTSSTGDGSFAPKYQLQCQAFTSGRGCSSSPLHSLPNPVLPDQTAADPCTASVALSAKAVDPVSKSYPLPSLELGLPSDQVQKRLPSFVLPVLQPRDVPVYCLSTVTSLPQILVTHDLSNTPICQTNQSIVPVSEEQNPMPKSQNYLQNALPTPEKDLACKTVLSEMGQNAPVSESSATVQKVSAGRLSPQQESSASSKRMLSPANSLDIAMEKHQKRAKDENGAVCSTNIRPLELPSSRANEGHKQKKPVLVRQLCTVEPLEGTALEQDPGSASGKSSRNADSTQVLSTDSLSSRHSMFAVPDHVSEFQEFKNTKLSTSLTPTVGSSHIPLESACVLPLKSRDDNQEKGSSGVQNEENKVIQGQRQPPIPGLSVLSSSDTQQPSFPSLKTATSFTWCYLLRQKSLPLAQSDQKTSAYAGWTVSPSNPNPLGLPTKVALSLLNSKQKTGKSLYCQAITTHSKSDLVVYSSKWKNNLSKVQVK; encoded by the exons aaatcTTAGAGGCTGGTGTTAAAGGAGCTTCTGAGTCTCTTAAAGGTGTGAAACGAAAAAAGATTGTTGCCGAGAATCACCTGAAAAAAATACCGAAATCCCCCCTGAGAAATCCTCTTCAGACAAAACACAAGCAGAACACAGAAGAGCCGTTGTTCAGTGCTCTCCAGAGCGCACCGGAGTCTCACAAGAAACACAACTGTGTCCCTGTTAAACAGGGGAGGCAATTTACCAAGCAAAATGGAGAAACACCGGGGATGACTGTTGAGGCCTCAGAATCTGGAGATTCGGTCTCCCCCAAAAAAGCCTCATCTCCCCACCACAGGTCAGAACTGCGGAGATGGAGATCTGAGGGCTCAGACCCAGCCAGGCTCAGCGGCCTTGATGGACAGCGggactccagctcctcctccagtaAAACCAGGACTGACAATAGTGAATGTAGCTCTCCGTGCTGTAGCACCACACCCCCCTCCTACACAAGCACCGCGTTCGATGTCTTACTGAAAGCAATGGAGCCAGAATTGAGCACCTTGTCACAAAAGGGCTCGTCTTGTGCAGTTAAGACAGAGAAACCGAGACCAAATAGAACTGTCAGATCCCCTTCTAAGTTAAAGAACAGCTCCTTAGATGCCCCCAATCCTGCGTCTCCAGAGTTGGTTGCCGAATCGCAGTGTTCTCCGTGTACCTCATACCCAGTACCTGTGGCCTCCACTCAGAAGAGTGAGCAAGTGGCAGCTCAGCGTGTCTCTCACCTGCACAGCCAATACGACCACCTTGTTCCCAAACCTGGCCAACAGAATCCGCAGCTTCCGGGGCATCTGGGCTTAGCAGGATCACTGACGAACCCGCACACCCATGAGAACACCAAACTTGAGCCGATCTATAATATAGCAATGACATCCACTGTAGGTCTCGCTTCTCCCTCCAGTCGAACTCAGGTCACTCCTCCACACCAGCAAATGGATTCTGTGTCACCTTCCTCAGTAAGCCCTGCCACTTCCACACAGTCACCCCCAGGGCCAATTTACAGCTCAACCCATGTTGCTTCTGTTGTCAGTCAAAGTGTTGAACAAATGTGCAATCTTCTTCTGCGAGATCAAAAGCCCAAAAAACAAGGCAAATATATCTGTGAGTATTGCAATAGGGCATGTGCAAAGCCCAGCGTGCTTTTAAAGCATATCCGTTCCCACACTGGAGAGCGGCCCTACCCCTGTGTGACTTGTGGGTTTTCGTTTAAGACTAAAAGTAATCTGTATAAGCACAAGAAATCCCACGCACACACTATCAAACTGGGTCTTGTCTTACAACCAGAGGCTGGTGGTTTGTTCTTGTCCCAAGAGTGCCCCAAAGCACTTAGTGTCCATTCGGATATTGAAGACAGTGGGGAGAGTGATGAAGAGGGGCCTGGAGATGGGAGACAGAATGACCCAAGTGTCAGGGACCTTCAGCCTGTGCAAATAATGAAGATGCCATCAGATCCCGAAGCTTTACCCAAATCGATTGCAAGCCGTGCAGATCATGTGGTCAGTGGCTTCTCTTCACAGGACAGACCTTCAGAGTCACAAGCCCTGACAGAGTTACCAAAAGTTGTGGTCCACCCAGTAAGCATGTCCCCCTTAAAAACTGACAGTGTGCAGGTGGCCAGTCCCAAGCCTGAACTCCCTAGCACACAGAGCCAGAAGGACCTTCATGCTGCAAGCAGACTGTCACATTCAGCTGGTGTGTCATCCCTAGAGACAGATGAGACGTGCCATCAGAAAGGGGATGTGACTCTGTCAGAAGGGAAGCCAGAGCCTCACAGTGGAGCAGCTCATGCGCAGCTCCAAAGGCAGCAGGCCACAGACGACCCCCAGGAACAGCAGGGAAAGCTGCTTCTGAGCCCACGGAGCTTAGGAAGTACAGATTCTGGCTACTTTTCACGTTCTGAAAGTGCTGATCAAGCCATGAGTCCTCCAACTCCGTTTGCCAGAACTTTTCCCACCACAGACCCAGACCCAGCTAAGAACAGTGGGCCCGCAGGGCCTCGAATCAGCGCTCCAGCACCTGCTGCTTTGGCCCCCGGAGAGAAGTCATCAGTTGTAGCAGGCCAGATGCGCCCACCCTTGGCAACCAAAACTCTGGAGGAAAGGATTTCCAAGCTGATCTCAGACAATGAAGCCTTGGTTGATGATAAGCAACTGGATAGCGTGAAGCCCCGGAGAACCTCGCTTTCTAGACGGGGAAGCATCGACTCCCCCAAGTCATACATATTCAAAGATTCTTTCCAGTTCGACCTGAAGCCAATGGGACGGAGAACAAGTTCCAGCTCTGATATACCAAAGTCCCCATTCACCCCGACCGAGAAGTCAAAGCAGGTGTTCCTCCTGTCTGTCCCTTCCCTGGACTGTCTGCCTATCACGAGAAGTAACTCCATGCCAACCACGGGATATTCAGCAGTCCCTGCAAAcataattcctccccctccccctctgagAGGAAGCCAGTCATTTGATGATAAAATTGGCACCTTCTATGATGATGTCTTTGTGTCGGGACCCAACCCATCCATGCCCCCAAGTGGACATCACCGTCCCCTGGTCAGACAGGCGGCAGTGGAAGACTCGACGGCCAGTGAGAATCACGTTCTGGGCTCTGGGCAGTCTGTGGATGAGAGCTGTCAAGGGTGCCCAGCCTCCAGTGAGCCTGGGCCAGTGCAGAGCAAAGCAGCGAACACCCCTCACCTAGAGAAGAAGAAGTCACATCAAGGACGAGGGACCATGTTTGAGTGTGAAACCTGTCGAAACAGGTACCGGAAACTGGAGAATTTCGAGAATCATAAGAAATTTTACTGTTCAGAGTTACATGGGCCCAAAACGAAGGTGGCTGCGAGAGAGCCTGAGCACGGCCTGGCACCTGGTGGGGTGCAACCCCAGGTTCTCCACTACAGAGTTGCCGCTCCCACGGCTGTGTGGGAGCAGACACCCCAgataagaaagaggaggaaaatgaaaaGCGTAGGCGATGATGAGGACCTGCAGCCTCGGGAGAGCGGGCGGTCCCCAGAAAGCGCAGAAGCCCTCCAGCTGCAGCCAGTTCCAGGGTCTGCTCCCAGTCCGTCCAAACAAGCCCCTGCCACAGCAGGTGACCAGGCACACAGGGGCGTCCAGCTGCAGAGCTCGCCTGTTCAGCTTGTGGCCAGGGTCCCTGAACAGGCCTTGCCCCTGAAGCAATGCCCCGTGGTTGAACAGCAGCTGAATTCCGCAACTCAGGACAGGATCGAGGTGCAGAGACAAGCGGGTGGCATCTCAGTCATCCAGCACACCAACTCCCTGAGCAGGCCCAGTTCATTCGACAAGCTGGAGCCCTTGGAAGGAGGCACCGCCTTCTCTTTACAGGAATTAGGCAGAGCTGGGATGCCTGGGGCCCTGAAAGTGATAGGGATGCCCCCAGAGGAAGGTCACCCACCTCGGGATGCCACACATCAGATAGCACTGTCACGGGAAAGTGCTAGAAAGATTCCCAGTGAGCGCTTTGTGTTAGGGCAGCCCTTGAGACTTGTCCGGCAGCACAACATCCAGGTCCCAGAAATTCTGGTCACTGAAGAGCCAGACCGGGACCTAGAAGCCCAGAGTCATGACGAAGAAAAGTCAGAGAAATTTACTTGGCCTCAGCGCAGTGAGACCTTATCAAAGCTGCCGACAGAGAAGCTGCCACCCAAAAAGAAAAGGCTCCGGCTGGCTGAGATAGAGCACTCCTCAACCGAGTCAAGCTTCGAGTCCACACTCTCCCGGAGTCTCAGCAGAGAAAGCAGCTTGTCCCATGCATCCAGCTTCTCCGCCTCCCTAGATGTAGAAGACATTTCTAAAGTAGAGCTGTCCCCCAAAACTGACTTTCCAAGCAAAGCTGAGTTTCTTTTTATTCCGCTGGGTTCAAACACACTGAGTGTCCCTGGGAGTCACAGGGAGATGAGGCGGGCGGCATCCGAGCAGATCAGTTGCGTGCCCACACTGATGGAGGTCTCTGATTTCCGAAGTAAGTCATTCGACTGCGGGAGCATTGCTCCTTCCCATGTGGTGCCAGCACTTGTTGAGCCTCAGCCCTCCAACTCCCCATCTGGTGTTGGGGGCACTGGGCATGTGCCCCTTCTAGAAAGGAGGCGAGGTCCCCTGACCCGGCAGATATCTTTGAACATAGCTTCGGATAGCCCCCTGTCTCCTGGCAGTGTATCAGCTCTCCAGACTATTGTTCTCCCTGGTGTGAATGCAATCCCACTGCAGGCCCTGAGGCCTCCTGATGTGGCTTCTGCTGACCTTCCTGCACACACTGTGCCCTCCCAGGCCCTGGCTAAGGATTTACAGGCAGAAATGTCAAGTTGTAGCTCTACTGACACCTTTCCTCCTCAACAACTTTTTGGTGCCcatttattaaataaaaccaACATGCCCCTTAGTCACCAAAACACACCACTGCCTCTGCCAGTGTCTGTGCAGGGTGGCAAGCCAGGTGCACCTCCCCCTGCAGGTACGTCTTCTACAGGCGACGGTAGCTTTGCTCCCAAGTACCAGCTTCAGTGTCAAGCATTCACGTCAGGCCGGGGTTGCTCTTCTAGTCCTTTGCATTCTTTACCTAATCCAGTTCTTCCGGATCAAACTGCAGCTGATCCCTGCACAGCCTCAGTAGCACTGTCAGCCAAAGCAGTCGATCCTGTGTCTAAATCCTACCCTCTGCCATCGCTGGAGCTTGGGCTACCGAGTGATCAGGTGCAGAAGCGATTGCCTTCCTTTGTGCTGCCTGTGCTCCAGCCGAGGGATGTCCCAGTGTACTGTCTCTCTACTGTCACATCTCTGCCGCAGATCTTAGTGACCCACGATCTGTCCAACACGCCAATTTGCCAAACTAATCAAAGTATAGTGCCAGTCAGTGAAGAACAAAATCCCATGCCAAAATCACAGAACTATCTCCAGAATGCATTGCCAACACCGGAGAAGGATCTTGCGTGCAAAACTGTTCTCTCAGAGATGGGCCAAAACGCTCCAGTTTCAGAATCCTCGGCGACAGTTCAGAAAGTGTCTGCTGGTAGACTCTCCCCACAACAAGAATCCTCAGCCTCGAGTAAAAGGATGCTTTCCCCAGCAAACAGTTTAGACATTGCCATGGAAAAGCATCAGAAACGAGCTAAAGATGAGAACGGAGCTGTTTGTAGCACAAACATTAGACCATTGGAGCTGCCAAGCTCAAGAGCTAATGAGGGCCATAAGCAGAAGAAGCCAGTGCTGGTACGGCAGCTCTGCACTGTGGAACCCCTGGAAGGAACGGCACTAGAGCAGGACCCTGGTTCTGCCTCTGGAAAGAGCAGCAGGAATGCTGACTCAACTCAGGTTTTATCAACCGATAGTCTGTCATCCAGACACTCTATGTTTGCAGTCCCAGACCATGTCAGTGAATTCCAGGAGTTTAAAAATACCAAGTTGTCCACGTCACTGACTCCTACAGTGGGAAGTTCACACATCCCATTGGAAAGTGCCTGTGTTTTGCCTTTGAAATCTAGAGACGACAACCAGGAAAAGGGGTCATCAGGGGTTCAAAATGAAGAGAACAAAGTCATCCAAGGGCAAAGGCAGCCTCCAATCCCTGGTCTCTCAGTGTTGAGCAGCTCAGACACTCAGCAGCCATCTTTCCCCAGCCTCAAGACTGCAACTAGCTTTACATGGTGTTACCTGCTGAGACAGAAGTCATTGCCCTTGGCTCAGAGTGACCAGAAAACGTCAGCCTATGCGGGGTGGACAGTGAGCCCCAGTAACCCCAATCCACTCGGTTTGCCCACAAAAGTTGCTCTTTCTCTTCTGAATTCTAAACAGAAGACAGGAAAGTCACTGTATTGCCAAGCAATAACCACCCATTCAAAGTCAGATTTAGTGGTCTATTCAAGCAAGTGGAAAAACAACTTAAGCAAG GTACAAGTCAAATGA